The DNA sequence GCTTTTGGAAAAACCAGATATTCTCCTTCTCGATGAACCGACGAACTACTTGGACGTAGAGCATATTGAATGGCTGCGTGGCTATCTTCAAGACTACCCAGGTGCATTTATTCTTATTTCTCACGATATTCCATTCCTGAATAGTGTTATTAATCTAATCTACCATATGGAAAACCAGCAAATTACACGCTATCCGGGAGATTATGAAGAATTCAAACGCGTATATGAAATGAAGAAGCAGCAAGTTGAAGCTGCTTACAAGAAACAACAAAAAGAAATTGCGAATTTGAAAGATTTTGTAGCGCGGAACAAGGCGAATGCAGCGACAAGCCGCATGGCTCAATCGCGTCAGAAAAAGCTTGATAAGATGGACATGATCGAACTGGATGCAGAAAAACCGAAGCCTCATTTTGATTTCAAACCGGCAAGAACTCCAGGGAAGTTTCTATTCGAAACAAAAGACCTTGTTATCGGTTACGATGAACCGCTGTCCAGTCCACTCACTCTTACAATGGAGAGAGGGCAGAAAATTGCTCTGTCAGGTGCCAACGGGATTGGTAAGACGACATTGTTGAAAAGCTTACTCGGTGAGATTCCAGCATTGTCTGGCTCTGTAGAACGAGGAGAGCATCTTCACATTGGTTACTTTGAGCAGGAAATTAAAAATGAAAGTGATAAAACATGCATTGAAGAAGTTTGGAGTGAATTCCCGCATTTCACGCAATATGAAGTACGTGCTGCTTTAGCACGTGTAGGTTTGACTACAAAGCATATTGAGAGCAAGGTGAAAGTGCTCAGCGGTGGAGAGCGTGCCAAGGTTCGCCTATGTAAGCTTGTCAATCAGGAAACGAACTTGCTCGTTCTTGATGAACCGACGAATCACCTTGATCAAGATGCGAAAGACGAATTAAAACGAGCGTTGCAGGAATATAAAGGCAGTGTGCTGCTTATTTCTCACGAGCCGGAATTCTATGAAGGACTGGCGACGGATATTTGGAATGGCGAGAAATGGACAACAAAAGTATTTTAAGATGAGAATCGGCAGCTGGAACTCCTGGCTGCCGATTTTGTTCTAAGATAAAATATTTGCATGTAATCTGTCCTCGACGAATAGGTTGTAACAAGAGTTGGACAACTTGTTTCGGGGAGTGCAGTGAATGAGTGTTTTCTTTGGTTACGTTTTTATGGGACTGGCTATCGCAGCGCCAATTGGTCCAGTGAACGCCGCTCAGCTGGACAGAGGAATTAAGAGTGGTTTTTGGCATGCATGGCTAGTCGGCCTTGGTTCCATTATGGCGGATTTTGTGTATGTTGGTGTCGTCTATCTTGGACTTATTCAATTCATGGAAATTCAGATTGTCCAAGCTTTCCTTTGGTCTTTTGGTACTTTTGTACTCATGTATACAGGAATTGAAGGTATTGTGAATGCCGGGAAGATTGATATGCGCTCGTCTGATAAAAGACAAACTGCGGCCAAATCATTTTTTGGAGGTTTTCTAATCTCCATATCAAATCCTTTGACGATCCTGTTTTGGCTCGGAATTTATGGATCAATCCTAGCAAAGACTTCTGCAACCTATACGACATTCCAAATTATTCTTTACAGCTTTGCGATTTTTCTCGGGCTATTTGCATGGGATTTGTTCATGGCGACTGTCGCGAGTACTTCGAAGAAATTTCTCAATTCAAAAGCACTCAAATGGATTTCAACTTTTTCCGGCCTTTCACTAATTGGATTTGCCATTTATTTTGGAATAGAGGCATTCAAAATACTGTTCATGTAAATGAAAAACAAGGAGACTGTCCGCTTAATGGGCAGTCTCCTTATCCTTATTTTTGTTCATGAAGTGTTTGATAATAAACGCTATAACAATCAGTATAACGAACAAGATACTTACATAAAACCCGGGGCGACTTTCTTTATCAACGAGCGTCCCGCTAATGGCAGCGGCAATTAGCAGCATGCCGATATATCGTTTGATATGTCCGCCACCTTTCACCTCAATAAGCCGAGGGAAGGAGAACAGAATGAAGAGCCAATTGTACATGAGCATGAGACCGGCGGATGTAGTAATGTATTCGTACACTTTTCCGGGCATCAGAACAGATAGTACAATTGAAGCAATGAGTCCGCAAATGGTAAGCAACAGTGCAAATGGCTGGACTTTCAACTTCCATTTAATCGCAAACAGTTTTGGAGCGTCACCATCTTCAGCGAGTGTTACAATCATGCTTGTAACAGCGAATAATGAAGCTGACATAGTAGAAAAACCAGCAATGATAATAGCTCCAATGAAAATGTGGGGGAAGAAATCGAGATTGTAATCAGCTAGAGCGACAACGAACGGACTCTCATTGATTTTGAACTTTTCGAGGGAAGCAAGACTAGTCGCTAGGATAAGCGAAATCAGATAGATGATTGTAAGAACGATGAGCATAACGGATGCAGACTTTACAGCATCCTCCCGATTCTTAAGTCTTGTTGACATGATTCCCATAATTTCAATTCCTCCGAAAGCATAAAAGCCGAATATCAATGAGGCCCACAAACCCATTACGCCACTTGGGATGAAATCGCCCACTGTCTTTGAAAATTGGAAATCGGAGCTGCCGCCGCCGAACAGACCAAAAATTACAGCGATGGCGAGTATGATGAACATGAAGATGGCTGCAATTTTAATGACCGCGAAGATATTCTGTGCTTTTTCAAAGCCGCTCGTTCCAATCAGCACGACAATGACACCGAGTATGGCATAAAATGTTCCAAAAACCCAAAGTGGCCAGTCAGGGAACCAGAATTTGGACAAGATGGAGAGAGCGGTAAGCTGACTGCCGACTATGAGAATTTCTGAGAACCAGTATACCCAACCGCTGCTGAAGCCCGCCCATGACCCATAAGCTTTTTTTGCATAAGAGCGGAAGGCACCTTTTTGAGGGTCCTTTGCAGACATTTTGGCTAGTGCTTCAGCGACAATATATGTCCCGATTGCTGCGAGAATAAATGAAATGATAATAGCTGGTCCAGCCATTTTGATGCCGATGACCGAGCCGAGAAAGTAGCCGGTTCCAATGATGCAACCGACTCCAACGAGGGAGAGCTGCCACCAGGCTAGCTTTTTTTCGTCCTTGGAATTAGCTGAAGTTCCCAATTGAGGATCGACTCCTTTCATGAGAATTAGTATTGACGGGAGAGAAAGTTTTATGCGGGGTATGTACCAGTTGAGAAGATAGAAATTTCTTTGGACAAACGAGCCTAAAACGATATAGTGGTTTCATCAAATATAGAGGGTATAAAACTCCTGATACGGTTTGCCAAGGGCATACCATGCATTATAATGATAGGAATATGAATTGAAGGAGAGCGTACTGTGACGCGACTTTTATACGCAATTATTATTGTTTGTTTTCTTGATACATTTGTCCAGCTGCCGATTATTACGCCATATGCGATTGGTCTTGGTGCTTCACATGCACTTGCAGGCTCAATTGTTGCGGTGTACTCTTTGACGAATATGCTTGGGAATGTGGTTGGCGGGCATTGGATTGACCAGTTTGGCCGTAAGCGGATGCTGCTAGTCGGCCTTTGTTCTGTTGCTGTCGTTCTGTTCTTTTACCCGGCCATGCAGTCGGGGCCCCAGCTATTCGTAATCCGGATGTTGCATGGACTAGCAGGGGGGATTCTGATTCCGGCTGCCTTCGCTTATATTGGTGATCGAACATCAAAGAAGACAAGAGGAAAGGCAATGGCATTTACAGGAGCTTCAATAGGGACTGCTGCCATAGCAGGTCCGGCATTTGGCGGAATTATGACATCATTGGATAAGGTTGAATGGGTCTTTATCATAATCGGTATTTTGTTCCTCCTATCAGCACTTCTAGTTGTCAAATTCATTCCTGAATCGTTTACTCTTAGCGAGCGTGGCAAGGTGAGTGTCGGTGATTTTGTCCCGTTGCTAAAAAATCCAGGTGTCATTCAAGCATCACTAGCTGCTTTCGCACTTATGATCAGCAATGGCACTTTGGCTTTTGCATTGCCGCTACAAGTCGAAGCAGCAGGACTGGCACCTGGGAAAACAGGCATGCTGCTAACCATTTTCGGTTTAATGGCACTTGTTGTTTTCCTTTCACCGTTGAACAGGGTGTTTGAGAGGGTTCGGTTCATACCTCTCATTTTCGGAGGTCTTGTACTGATAAGTCTTGGGCTTTTCATGCTGCAAACTATGGCAAGTTTGAATGTGGGGATCGTCGCAATGCTTGTTTATGGAACTGGCTTTGCATTCGTTTTTCCATCAATGAATCAACTCGTCGCAGCCGAGTCGCAAAAAGTGGACAGGGGCAAGGCTTAT is a window from the Aciduricibacillus chroicocephali genome containing:
- a CDS encoding MFS transporter; its protein translation is MTRLLYAIIIVCFLDTFVQLPIITPYAIGLGASHALAGSIVAVYSLTNMLGNVVGGHWIDQFGRKRMLLVGLCSVAVVLFFYPAMQSGPQLFVIRMLHGLAGGILIPAAFAYIGDRTSKKTRGKAMAFTGASIGTAAIAGPAFGGIMTSLDKVEWVFIIIGILFLLSALLVVKFIPESFTLSERGKVSVGDFVPLLKNPGVIQASLAAFALMISNGTLAFALPLQVEAAGLAPGKTGMLLTIFGLMALVVFLSPLNRVFERVRFIPLIFGGLVLISLGLFMLQTMASLNVGIVAMLVYGTGFAFVFPSMNQLVAAESQKVDRGKAYGIFYAFFSLGAVAGSAMSGAISEAGRAPFATSAFVMLLGAVLLVILSALRRPHLLK
- a CDS encoding LysE family transporter; its protein translation is MSVFFGYVFMGLAIAAPIGPVNAAQLDRGIKSGFWHAWLVGLGSIMADFVYVGVVYLGLIQFMEIQIVQAFLWSFGTFVLMYTGIEGIVNAGKIDMRSSDKRQTAAKSFFGGFLISISNPLTILFWLGIYGSILAKTSATYTTFQIILYSFAIFLGLFAWDLFMATVASTSKKFLNSKALKWISTFSGLSLIGFAIYFGIEAFKILFM
- a CDS encoding amino acid permease; its protein translation is MGTSANSKDEKKLAWWQLSLVGVGCIIGTGYFLGSVIGIKMAGPAIIISFILAAIGTYIVAEALAKMSAKDPQKGAFRSYAKKAYGSWAGFSSGWVYWFSEILIVGSQLTALSILSKFWFPDWPLWVFGTFYAILGVIVVLIGTSGFEKAQNIFAVIKIAAIFMFIILAIAVIFGLFGGGSSDFQFSKTVGDFIPSGVMGLWASLIFGFYAFGGIEIMGIMSTRLKNREDAVKSASVMLIVLTIIYLISLILATSLASLEKFKINESPFVVALADYNLDFFPHIFIGAIIIAGFSTMSASLFAVTSMIVTLAEDGDAPKLFAIKWKLKVQPFALLLTICGLIASIVLSVLMPGKVYEYITTSAGLMLMYNWLFILFSFPRLIEVKGGGHIKRYIGMLLIAAAISGTLVDKESRPGFYVSILFVILIVIAFIIKHFMNKNKDKETAH
- a CDS encoding ABC-F family ATP-binding cassette domain-containing protein, whose amino-acid sequence is MSLLTVKNLNHGFGDRAIFEDVSFRLLAGEHIGLIGANGEGKSTFMNIITKKLMPDAGIVEWAKRVRVGYLDQHADLKQGMTIRDVLRTAFQFMYDMETEMNELFGKMGEVEPDELETLLEETGKIQETLEQSGFYIIDAKVEEVANGLGLNDFGLDRDVHDLSGGQRTKVLLGKLLLEKPDILLLDEPTNYLDVEHIEWLRGYLQDYPGAFILISHDIPFLNSVINLIYHMENQQITRYPGDYEEFKRVYEMKKQQVEAAYKKQQKEIANLKDFVARNKANAATSRMAQSRQKKLDKMDMIELDAEKPKPHFDFKPARTPGKFLFETKDLVIGYDEPLSSPLTLTMERGQKIALSGANGIGKTTLLKSLLGEIPALSGSVERGEHLHIGYFEQEIKNESDKTCIEEVWSEFPHFTQYEVRAALARVGLTTKHIESKVKVLSGGERAKVRLCKLVNQETNLLVLDEPTNHLDQDAKDELKRALQEYKGSVLLISHEPEFYEGLATDIWNGEKWTTKVF